In Miscanthus floridulus cultivar M001 chromosome 5, ASM1932011v1, whole genome shotgun sequence, one genomic interval encodes:
- the LOC136454861 gene encoding uncharacterized protein, translating into MAERGRLRRTSGGGGAGPGQGGAPPAGEGRPGRGPAAAEDRRRRWSAAAERGWGGAGCGGGRAAAGPGRGDAAHHRPGMAEPGAGWPRRRSGGAGGPRWRGGAEARG; encoded by the coding sequence ATGGCGGAGCGGGGCCGGCTGCGGCGGACGTCGGGCGGCGGCGGGGCAGGGCCGGGGCAGGGCGGCGCACCACCGGCAGGGGAGGGCAGACCCGGGCGCGGGCCGGCCGCGGCGGAGGACCGGCGGCGCCGGTGGTCCGCGGCGGCGGAGCGGGGCTGGGGCGGGGCTGGCTGCGGCGGAGgtcgggcggcggcggggccgggCCGGGGTGATGCAGCGCACCACCGGCCGGGGATGGCAGAACCGGGCGCGGGCTGGCCGCGGCGGAGGTCCGGCGGCGCCGGTGGTCCGCGGTGGCGGGGCGGGGCCGAGGCGCGCGGCTAG